From a single Couchioplanes caeruleus genomic region:
- a CDS encoding thioesterase family protein: protein MELPQFSPGLSARVELTVTDADTAQAVGSGDVPVLATPRVLALAEAATVAATARLLPGGVTTVGTRAEVEHRAPTPVGHRVTALATLAKVDGRKLLFEVVVRDGEELVAEVRVERVVLDRRRFIAKALGDS, encoded by the coding sequence ATGGAGCTTCCGCAGTTCAGTCCCGGACTTTCCGCCCGGGTGGAGCTGACCGTCACCGATGCCGACACCGCCCAGGCCGTGGGCTCCGGCGACGTGCCGGTGCTGGCCACCCCGCGGGTGCTCGCGCTCGCCGAGGCGGCCACCGTGGCGGCCACCGCGCGGCTGCTGCCCGGCGGCGTGACGACGGTGGGCACCCGCGCCGAGGTGGAGCACCGCGCGCCGACGCCGGTCGGGCACCGGGTGACCGCGCTCGCCACCCTGGCCAAGGTGGACGGCCGCAAGCTGCTGTTCGAGGTGGTCGTCCGCGACGGCGAGGAGCTGGTGGCCGAGGTCCGGGTCGAGCGGGTCGTCCTCGACCGCCGGCGGTTCATCGCCAAGGCGCTCGGCGACAGCTAG
- a CDS encoding superoxide dismutase family protein, producing the protein MRLVLPLLTTVLAALAGCADTGGYTPAGVTARPPPPGTPFMVTGGGSPAVSPGPSGDAPLNQNTTTGTFLPSPQGTRAITYDPAVVPPGATAEVTIDTTTQGVRVRLHVTGMVPRRSYGAHLHTGSCTSVPDDAGPHYQHDIAPSKPSSDPVYANPQNEVWLDFAADLRGAATVVSVHDWTFDPVRAPHSLVIHAERTRTGKDAGTAGPRVACLTLPS; encoded by the coding sequence ATGCGCCTCGTCCTGCCGCTCCTGACCACCGTCCTCGCGGCGCTCGCCGGATGCGCCGACACCGGCGGCTACACCCCGGCGGGCGTGACGGCCCGGCCCCCGCCGCCCGGAACGCCGTTCATGGTCACCGGCGGCGGCTCCCCCGCCGTCAGCCCGGGGCCCTCGGGCGACGCCCCGCTCAACCAGAACACGACGACCGGCACGTTCCTGCCGTCCCCGCAGGGCACCCGCGCCATCACGTACGACCCCGCGGTGGTCCCGCCCGGCGCGACGGCCGAGGTCACGATCGACACCACGACCCAGGGCGTCCGCGTACGCCTGCACGTGACGGGAATGGTGCCGCGGCGCTCGTACGGGGCGCATTTGCACACCGGCTCCTGCACCTCCGTACCGGACGACGCGGGCCCGCACTACCAGCACGACATCGCACCGTCGAAGCCGTCCAGCGACCCGGTCTACGCCAACCCGCAGAACGAGGTGTGGCTCGACTTCGCCGCCGACCTGCGCGGCGCGGCCACCGTGGTGTCCGTGCACGACTGGACGTTCGACCCGGTACGCGCGCCGCACTCGCTGGTCATCCACGCCGAGCGGACCCGTACCGGAAAGGATGCCGGCACGGCAGGTCCGCGCGTGGCCTGCCTCACCTTGCCGTCCTGA
- a CDS encoding DUF58 domain-containing protein encodes MTTADIPAPAADSGTARAEAVLSRLQLLVTRKLDGLLQGDYAGLLPGPGSEAGESREYRPGDDVRRMDWPVTARTTMPHVRRTVADRELETWMAVDLSASLDFGTARYLKRDLVLAAATAMAHLTVRGGNRIGAVVGTGPGRVAPEPGGGFPWRRRRAAAVAVPQPAPMVRMPARPGRKEAQGLLRAIARTEIRPGRTDLGELVDMLNRPPRRRGVAVVISDFLSPVQGWARPVRKLGVRHDVLAIEVVDPRELELPDVGVLTLADPETGALHEVQTADPGLRARYAEAAGRQRAEIAHALRAAGAAHLRLRTDTDWLLDVVRFVAAQRHARTRGTTR; translated from the coding sequence GTGACGACCGCCGACATCCCCGCTCCGGCCGCCGACTCGGGCACGGCCCGCGCCGAGGCCGTGCTGTCGCGGCTGCAGCTGCTCGTCACGCGCAAGCTCGACGGGCTGCTGCAGGGCGACTACGCGGGCCTGCTGCCCGGCCCCGGCAGCGAGGCGGGGGAGAGCCGCGAGTACCGGCCCGGTGACGACGTGCGCCGCATGGACTGGCCGGTCACGGCGCGGACCACGATGCCGCACGTACGCCGTACGGTGGCCGACCGCGAGCTGGAGACCTGGATGGCCGTGGACCTGTCGGCCAGCCTCGACTTCGGCACCGCCCGCTATCTCAAGCGCGACCTCGTGCTGGCGGCGGCCACCGCGATGGCCCATCTGACGGTGCGCGGCGGCAACCGGATCGGCGCGGTCGTCGGCACCGGGCCGGGCCGGGTGGCGCCGGAGCCGGGCGGCGGCTTCCCGTGGCGGCGGCGCAGGGCGGCGGCGGTCGCGGTGCCCCAGCCCGCCCCGATGGTGCGGATGCCCGCGCGCCCCGGCCGCAAGGAGGCGCAGGGACTGCTGCGGGCCATCGCGCGTACGGAGATCCGCCCGGGCCGCACCGACCTCGGCGAGCTGGTGGACATGCTCAACCGGCCTCCGCGCCGCCGCGGCGTGGCCGTGGTCATCTCCGACTTCCTCTCGCCGGTGCAGGGCTGGGCCCGCCCGGTCCGCAAGCTCGGGGTCCGGCACGACGTGCTGGCGATCGAGGTGGTGGACCCGCGCGAGCTGGAACTGCCCGACGTCGGCGTGCTCACCCTGGCCGATCCCGAGACGGGCGCGCTGCACGAGGTGCAGACCGCCGATCCGGGGCTGCGGGCCCGGTACGCCGAGGCGGCCGGCCGGCAGCGCGCCGAGATCGCCCACGCCCTGCGCGCCGCCGGCGCCGCCCATCTGCGCCTGCGCACCGACACCGACTGGCTGCTGGACGTCGTCCGCTTCGTGGCCGCTCAACGACACGCTCGCACCCGGGGGACCACCCGATGA
- a CDS encoding PH domain-containing protein has protein sequence MTEPSGSLPGAPTVGLSPGDALEPWPDTVEWRPVSRNLITVELISRAAWVVVVLGGLGAGWAFHRHWAWTAAMAAVAVLAIWRSIVTVRAVKAWGYAERDNDLLVRHGLVVRRLSIVPYARMQFVDVTAGPLERAFHLATVQLHTAAAASDAKIPGLPPEEAARLRDRLTALGEDRAEGL, from the coding sequence GTGACCGAGCCCAGCGGTTCCCTCCCCGGCGCGCCCACCGTCGGCCTGTCCCCCGGCGACGCTCTTGAGCCGTGGCCGGACACCGTGGAATGGCGGCCGGTGTCGCGCAACCTGATCACTGTGGAGCTGATCAGCCGCGCGGCGTGGGTGGTCGTCGTCCTGGGCGGGCTCGGCGCCGGCTGGGCGTTCCACCGGCACTGGGCCTGGACCGCCGCGATGGCGGCGGTCGCGGTCCTGGCGATCTGGCGCTCGATCGTGACGGTCCGGGCCGTCAAGGCCTGGGGGTACGCCGAACGCGACAACGATCTGCTGGTCCGGCACGGGCTCGTGGTGCGCCGGCTCTCCATCGTCCCGTACGCCCGGATGCAGTTCGTCGACGTGACGGCCGGTCCCCTCGAACGCGCCTTCCACCTGGCCACCGTCCAGCTGCACACCGCGGCGGCGGCGAGCGACGCGAAGATCCCCGGGCTCCCGCCGGAGGAGGCGGCCCGCCTGCGCGACCGGCTCACCGCGCTGGGCGAGGACCGGGCCGAGGGCCTGTGA
- a CDS encoding AAA family ATPase — protein MAEPTTPEGTSSADPGAPVPPAQDATQLERAMFEVKRVIVGQDRMVERMFVALLARGHCLLEGVPGVAKTLAVETLARVVGGSFSRVQFTPDLVPADIVGTRIYRQSSEKFDVELGPVFVNFLLADEINRAPAKVQSALLEVMAEHQVSIGGESHAVPDPFLVMATQNPIEQEGVYPLPEAQRDRFLMKILVGYPTDAEEREIVYRMGVSAPEPKQIFTSGDLLALQRRADQVFVHNALVDYTVRLVLATRAPAQHGMPDVAQLIQYGASPRASLGIVRATRALALLRGRDYALPQDVQDIAPDILRHRLVLSYDALADDIPADHIVARIMASVPMPSVSARQDAAPANGHVAQVSGAPASGGPAFGGAVPAGGGPAFGGAAPASGPAYGGNPAYGGAQPQQQPVWPGQQ, from the coding sequence GTGGCCGAGCCGACCACACCCGAGGGCACGAGCAGCGCCGATCCCGGCGCCCCGGTGCCACCCGCGCAGGACGCCACCCAGCTCGAACGCGCCATGTTCGAGGTGAAGCGGGTGATCGTCGGCCAGGACCGGATGGTCGAGCGGATGTTCGTCGCGCTGCTGGCCCGCGGGCACTGCCTGCTGGAGGGCGTCCCGGGCGTGGCCAAGACCCTCGCGGTGGAGACGCTGGCCCGGGTGGTCGGCGGCTCGTTCTCCCGGGTGCAGTTCACCCCCGACCTGGTGCCCGCCGACATCGTCGGCACCCGCATCTACCGGCAGTCGAGCGAGAAGTTCGACGTCGAGCTCGGCCCCGTCTTCGTCAACTTCCTGCTCGCCGACGAGATCAACCGCGCGCCCGCGAAGGTCCAGTCGGCGCTGCTGGAGGTCATGGCCGAGCACCAGGTGTCCATCGGCGGCGAGAGCCACGCGGTGCCCGACCCGTTCCTGGTGATGGCGACGCAGAACCCGATCGAGCAGGAGGGCGTGTACCCGCTGCCCGAGGCGCAGCGCGACCGCTTCCTCATGAAGATCCTGGTGGGCTACCCGACCGACGCCGAGGAGCGGGAGATCGTCTACCGGATGGGCGTCAGCGCGCCCGAGCCGAAGCAGATCTTCACCTCCGGCGACCTGCTCGCCCTGCAGCGCCGCGCCGACCAGGTGTTCGTGCACAACGCGCTGGTGGATTACACCGTACGGCTCGTGCTGGCCACCCGCGCGCCGGCGCAGCACGGCATGCCGGACGTCGCCCAGCTGATCCAGTACGGCGCCAGCCCGCGCGCCTCGCTCGGCATCGTCCGGGCCACCCGGGCGCTCGCCCTGCTCCGCGGCCGCGACTACGCGCTGCCGCAGGACGTGCAGGACATCGCCCCGGACATCCTGCGGCACCGGCTGGTGCTCAGCTACGACGCGCTGGCCGACGACATCCCCGCCGACCACATCGTCGCCCGGATCATGGCGAGCGTGCCGATGCCGTCGGTGTCGGCCCGCCAGGACGCGGCGCCGGCGAACGGTCATGTCGCCCAGGTGTCCGGGGCGCCGGCCAGCGGAGGCCCGGCCTTCGGCGGTGCCGTGCCGGCCGGCGGGGGTCCGGCCTTCGGCGGCGCGGCGCCGGCGAGCGGCCCGGCGTACGGCGGCAACCCCGCGTACGGGGGCGCGCAGCCGCAGCAGCAGCCGGTCTGGCCGGGACAACAGTGA
- a CDS encoding carbohydrate kinase family protein, whose protein sequence is MGYAVVLGEALVDLLETGRDGELIYRQAIGGAPLNVAVGATRLGGDVQYVGSLGNDTLGDRIAAFLRQSGVGTTSMTRVGVPTTLAVTTFEGAEPTFQFYGEPPSYSLVTADDVDEAMVAGASVLYAGSIALMREPFVSAARKAWAVPGPLRVFDPNVRPKLLPDAAAVTALRELVEGFFATADLVKLSSADAEVLWEGAGPAGAAEHILKLGARAVVVTCGSKGAYVAATDGAGMLPAPSVNAVDATGAGDSVMGALVRRLLADGIPADLAGWQAYVTFALAVAGLVCERPGGAVAMPTYEELTARWGALI, encoded by the coding sequence ATGGGCTACGCGGTGGTGCTCGGGGAAGCGCTCGTGGATCTCCTGGAGACCGGGCGTGACGGCGAGTTGATCTACCGCCAGGCGATCGGCGGGGCGCCGCTGAACGTCGCGGTGGGCGCCACCCGGCTCGGCGGTGACGTGCAGTACGTGGGCTCGCTCGGCAACGACACCCTGGGCGACCGCATCGCCGCGTTCCTGCGCCAGAGTGGCGTCGGCACCACGTCGATGACCCGGGTCGGCGTGCCCACGACGCTCGCGGTCACCACGTTCGAGGGCGCCGAGCCGACGTTCCAGTTCTACGGCGAACCGCCCTCGTACTCGCTGGTTACGGCCGACGACGTCGACGAGGCGATGGTGGCCGGCGCGTCCGTGCTCTACGCCGGGTCGATCGCGCTGATGCGCGAGCCGTTCGTCTCGGCGGCGCGCAAGGCGTGGGCGGTGCCGGGTCCGCTGCGGGTCTTCGATCCCAACGTACGCCCGAAGCTGCTGCCCGACGCCGCGGCGGTCACCGCCCTGCGCGAGCTCGTCGAAGGGTTCTTCGCCACGGCGGACCTGGTCAAGCTGAGCTCCGCCGACGCGGAGGTGCTGTGGGAGGGCGCCGGTCCGGCCGGGGCCGCCGAGCACATCCTCAAGCTGGGCGCCCGGGCGGTGGTGGTGACCTGCGGCTCCAAGGGCGCGTACGTGGCGGCCACCGACGGCGCGGGGATGCTGCCGGCGCCGAGCGTCAACGCCGTCGACGCGACCGGCGCGGGCGACTCGGTGATGGGTGCGCTGGTCCGCCGCCTGCTCGCCGACGGCATCCCGGCCGACCTCGCGGGCTGGCAGGCGTACGTGACGTTCGCGCTGGCCGTGGCGGGCCTGGTGTGCGAACGTCCCGGCGGTGCGGTGGCCATGCCGACGTACGAGGAGCTCACCGCCCGCTGGGGCGCGCTGATCTAG
- a CDS encoding aminopeptidase P family protein, with translation MAEQGDGTTTPKTESHDPDFPEAFLQFMRGGWREDRLDVTARPEAPNHAKRRAALSDAFPGETLIIPTGNEKVRANDTDHPFRPGSDFVYLTGDSDPDGVLILRPSGSGHDAVLYTHDRNSKDTDAFFRSRNGELWVGRRHTLAERSTELGVETAPYSDLGRALADCAPARTRVLRGLDPAVDRAVLAYDPDPQTRRDRALAAVISEFKLVKDEWEIAQLQEAIDATVRGFEDVARVLPADRGVKERLLEGVFALRARTDGNDVGYGSIVGAGAHATILHWVRNTGVTRPGELLLMDMGVEGHTYYTADVTRTVPVSGTFTPLQRQVYDIVHASQQAGMDAVKPGVRFRDVHLTCMRVLAEGLADLGLLPVSVDEAMSENSTVYRRWTLHGFGHMLGIDVHDCSAARKETYRDGELKEGYVLTVEPGLYFQPEDDLVPEELRGIGVRIEDDVVVTADGCRNLSAGLPRSSAEVEAWLSSQREAGPRLPE, from the coding sequence ATGGCTGAGCAGGGTGACGGCACGACGACCCCGAAGACGGAGTCGCACGACCCCGACTTCCCCGAGGCGTTCCTGCAGTTCATGCGGGGCGGCTGGCGGGAGGACCGGCTGGACGTCACCGCGCGGCCCGAGGCGCCCAACCACGCGAAGCGCCGCGCCGCGCTCTCCGACGCGTTCCCCGGCGAGACGCTGATCATCCCGACCGGCAACGAGAAGGTGCGCGCCAACGACACCGACCACCCGTTCCGGCCCGGCAGCGACTTCGTGTACCTGACCGGCGACAGCGACCCGGACGGCGTGCTGATCCTGCGCCCCAGCGGCTCCGGGCACGACGCGGTGCTCTACACCCACGACCGCAACTCCAAGGACACCGACGCCTTCTTCCGCAGCCGCAACGGCGAGCTGTGGGTCGGCCGCCGGCACACCCTGGCGGAGCGTTCCACCGAGCTGGGCGTGGAGACCGCGCCGTACAGCGATCTCGGCAGGGCCCTCGCCGACTGCGCCCCGGCCCGCACCCGGGTTCTCCGCGGCCTCGACCCCGCCGTCGACCGCGCGGTCCTCGCCTACGACCCGGACCCGCAGACCCGGCGCGACCGCGCCCTCGCCGCGGTGATCTCCGAGTTCAAGCTGGTCAAGGACGAGTGGGAGATCGCCCAGCTGCAGGAGGCGATCGACGCCACGGTCCGCGGCTTCGAGGACGTGGCCCGCGTGCTGCCCGCCGACCGCGGCGTCAAGGAGCGCCTGCTCGAGGGCGTCTTCGCGCTGCGCGCCCGCACCGACGGCAACGACGTCGGCTACGGCAGCATCGTCGGCGCGGGCGCCCACGCGACGATCCTGCACTGGGTGCGCAACACCGGCGTCACCAGGCCGGGCGAGCTGCTGCTCATGGACATGGGCGTCGAGGGCCACACGTACTACACGGCCGACGTGACCCGCACGGTCCCGGTCTCCGGCACCTTCACCCCGCTGCAGCGCCAGGTGTACGACATCGTCCACGCCTCCCAGCAGGCGGGCATGGACGCGGTCAAGCCGGGCGTGAGGTTCCGCGACGTCCACCTGACCTGCATGCGAGTGCTCGCCGAAGGCCTCGCCGACCTCGGCCTGCTCCCGGTCAGCGTCGACGAAGCCATGTCGGAGAATTCCACGGTCTACCGCCGCTGGACCCTGCACGGCTTCGGCCACATGCTCGGCATCGACGTCCACGACTGCTCAGCGGCCCGCAAGGAGACGTACCGCGACGGCGAACTGAAGGAGGGCTACGTCCTCACGGTCGAGCCCGGCCTCTACTTCCAGCCGGAAGACGACCTGGTCCCGGAAGAACTCCGCGGCATCGGCGTCCGCATCGAGGACGACGTCGTCGTGACAGCAGACGGCTGCCGCAACCTGTCGGCGGGCCTGCCCCGATCGTCGGCCGAGGTCGAGGCCTGGCTGTCGTCCCAGCGCGAGGCCGGCCCCCGCCTGCCGGAGTAG
- a CDS encoding PH domain-containing protein, whose protein sequence is MTTADAPPQPQPEPPVIGEEPRRRLHPLSPLLHGAKSIAVIVAALSWQTLSQVGLERFALVVAVLAVAVVIFSVIGWLNTGYHVVGRELRIQDGLLWRRNRAIPLDRLQAVELRRPLLAQLTGLAELRLEVVGGGKTEAPLAYLTVREAGALRQRLLALAGRTPGTAERADDDPAPGLERPLFRVSNRDLLISQLLTPQAFFLPVGVAFVVMQTVLEGSWTFVGIASTVTAMAGVLLQPVRRVLQDWDFRLARDPAGRLAVRYGLLETRSQIVPLNRVQTIGVTWPLLWRVQGWLHLRLDIAGYAGPQSGDAKRSDRLLPVGAFESGRFLVWEVLPGVDLAALPTAPPPARARWLHPFTLRTIGVGLTPEVFVSRSGLLTREMTLVPYARLQSVRVVQGPVQRLLGLASVYADTAGGRSGVAEDRDLAEAWWLAEQLSIRARRARAVTPSAGLTPGGTPASGGGRAGDGGIAADGGPVGGGGIAAGGPVGGGGFAAGGGHGRAATEPLS, encoded by the coding sequence GTGACCACCGCCGACGCCCCGCCGCAGCCCCAGCCGGAGCCGCCGGTCATCGGCGAGGAGCCGCGCCGGCGCCTGCACCCGCTCAGCCCGCTGCTGCACGGCGCCAAGTCGATCGCGGTCATCGTCGCCGCGCTGAGCTGGCAGACGCTGTCGCAGGTGGGGCTCGAACGGTTCGCGCTGGTGGTGGCCGTGCTCGCCGTCGCCGTCGTGATCTTCTCGGTGATCGGCTGGCTCAACACCGGCTACCACGTGGTGGGCCGGGAGCTGCGCATCCAGGACGGGCTGCTGTGGCGGCGCAACCGGGCGATCCCGCTCGACCGCCTGCAGGCCGTGGAGCTGCGCCGGCCGCTGCTCGCGCAGCTCACCGGCCTGGCCGAGCTGCGGCTCGAGGTGGTCGGCGGCGGCAAGACCGAGGCGCCGCTGGCCTATCTGACCGTACGGGAGGCCGGCGCGCTGCGGCAGCGGCTGCTCGCGCTGGCCGGGCGTACGCCCGGCACCGCCGAGCGGGCCGACGACGACCCGGCGCCCGGCCTCGAACGCCCGCTGTTCCGGGTCAGCAACCGCGACCTGCTGATCAGCCAGCTGCTCACCCCGCAGGCCTTCTTCCTGCCCGTCGGCGTCGCGTTCGTCGTCATGCAGACGGTGCTCGAGGGCTCGTGGACGTTCGTCGGCATCGCCAGCACAGTCACCGCGATGGCCGGCGTGCTGCTGCAACCGGTCCGCCGGGTGCTGCAGGACTGGGACTTCCGGCTCGCGCGCGACCCCGCCGGGCGGCTCGCGGTGCGCTACGGGCTGCTGGAGACGCGCAGCCAGATCGTCCCGCTCAACCGGGTGCAGACGATCGGCGTCACCTGGCCGCTGCTCTGGCGCGTCCAGGGCTGGCTGCACCTGCGCCTCGACATCGCCGGGTACGCGGGCCCGCAGTCCGGCGACGCCAAACGCTCGGACCGCCTGCTGCCGGTCGGCGCCTTCGAATCCGGCCGGTTCCTGGTGTGGGAGGTGCTGCCGGGCGTCGACCTGGCCGCCCTGCCGACCGCGCCGCCGCCGGCCCGGGCGCGCTGGCTGCACCCGTTCACGCTGCGCACCATCGGGGTCGGCCTGACGCCGGAGGTGTTCGTGTCACGGTCGGGGCTGCTGACCCGGGAGATGACGCTGGTGCCGTACGCCCGGCTGCAGAGCGTGCGCGTGGTGCAGGGACCGGTGCAGCGGCTGCTCGGCCTCGCCAGCGTGTACGCCGACACGGCCGGCGGCCGCTCGGGCGTGGCCGAGGACCGCGACCTGGCCGAGGCGTGGTGGCTGGCCGAACAGCTGTCGATCCGCGCCCGCCGGGCCCGCGCCGTGACCCCGTCGGCCGGCCTCACCCCCGGCGGCACTCCCGCCTCCGGCGGCGGCCGCGCGGGCGATGGCGGGATCGCTGCCGACGGCGGCCCGGTGGGCGGTGGCGGGATCGCTGCCGGCGGGCCGGTGGGCGGTGGCGGGTTCGCTGCCGGCGGCGGGCACGGACGGGCCGCGACCGAGCCTCTAAGCTGA
- a CDS encoding LysE family translocator, translated as MNWHAYGTFLTFATVVVLIPGPDFAVVTGNTVSGGRRRGMWCAAGVSTSNVIQGAAAVAGLGALIVRAQPVFHVIKWVGALYLAYLGVQALRSAIRGRYAPPPAAGAEAANGWRQGFLSNITNPKVLMFYLAILPQFLTPDAGATLLLALALTHAVLSLAYLLFLTTMLHRARRILERRAVRRALDALTGTAMLAFGARLAVDRA; from the coding sequence ATGAACTGGCACGCCTATGGAACGTTCCTGACCTTCGCCACGGTTGTGGTGCTCATCCCCGGCCCGGACTTCGCGGTCGTCACGGGCAACACGGTGTCGGGCGGCCGCCGCCGGGGCATGTGGTGCGCGGCCGGCGTGTCCACCTCGAACGTGATTCAGGGCGCCGCCGCCGTCGCGGGCCTCGGTGCGCTCATCGTGCGGGCTCAGCCGGTCTTCCACGTCATCAAGTGGGTGGGCGCGCTCTACCTGGCGTACCTCGGCGTCCAGGCGCTGCGCTCAGCCATCCGCGGCCGGTACGCGCCCCCGCCCGCGGCCGGCGCCGAAGCTGCGAACGGCTGGCGGCAGGGCTTCCTGTCGAACATCACCAACCCCAAGGTGCTGATGTTCTACCTGGCGATTCTTCCCCAATTCCTGACCCCGGACGCGGGCGCGACCCTGCTCCTGGCCCTGGCCCTCACCCACGCCGTCCTGTCCCTGGCCTACCTGCTCTTCCTGACGACGATGCTCCACCGAGCCCGCCGAATCCTCGAACGCCGCGCGGTACGCCGCGCCCTCGACGCCCTCACCGGGACCGCCATGCTCGCCTTCGGAGCCCGCCTGGCAGTGGACCGCGCCTGA